The Methylobacterium durans nucleotide sequence AGCGCGTCCCGGGCCGGTCCCTCCAGTTGCAGGAAGGGCCCGGGATCGAGCGTGAGGCGGACGAAGTCGAAACCCGCGGCCGCGACGTTGCGGATCACCGCCTCCGGCAGCTCGTAGGTCGGGCCCGAGAAGGGGTCGGCGGCGTAGCGGGCACGGTCCGCGGGATCGAGCCGGCCCCAGTTCAGCATCGTATGGACGCCGACCCCACGCCGGAACGCCTGCTCGGGGGACGCGGATTGCGCCGCCGGAATCACGCCCGCGAGGAGGAGGAGGACGAGCAGCAGCGCCCTCATGGCCGGGACCTCGCCGTGCGGCGGACCGGGCCCGGCTCCGGGCCGGAATGGAACGCGATCGCGAGGGACAGGAGCAGGAACACCGAGGCCGTCTTGCTCGACAGCCCGTTGTTGCTGAGCGCCGCCGCGAAGAAGATCACCGTTCCGAGTACGACGCCGCCCAGCCCGCCGCCGCGCAGGATCGTCATCACGAGGCGGCCGAGCATCAGCGCGAAGACGGCCGCGCCGATCAACCCGAACTGGACGACGAGGACGACGACCGAGCTCTCGATGTAGGGCAGCTTGAACTTCTCCCAGGCGAGCTTGCGCACCGCGCCGATGTCGCCGCCGAGGAGCAACTCGTTCCAGGACAGATACGAGAGCACGCCGTAGACGTCGACGCGGGCCCTGGCATTGCCGTCCGCCATCCCTTCCGAGAAGCGGTCGAGGGCGCCGGCCGCGACGAGCCCGCCGAGGAGGAGTGGCCCGAGAAGCAGGACGCCGAGCACGACGAGGATCCGCCGTTCTCCGCGGCGCTGCGCCGGTGTCCCGGCGCCGACGCCCGCGACGAGCAGGATGACCGCGCTGACGCTCGCGAGCAGCGTCGCGGTGCGCGCGCCCGACGCGACGCAGCCGACGAGCAGCAGGGCGCAGGCCGCGACGCGCCGCCGGCCGGGCCAGGGGGCAGCGGCGGCGAAGCCGATGCCGGCCGCGCACCACATGCCGAGTTCCAGCGGGTGTGCGGAGAGGCCGGTCGGCCGGAACACCGCCTCGCTCTCGACGAAGGGCATCGTGCGGAAGCGGAGCAGGAACTCGACGATGCCGAGTGCCGCCGAGGCGAGAAGGTAGCTGACCAGGGCCTGCCCGAGGGCGCGCCGCCAGGGGGCCGGGAAGGCGAACATCAGCGCCAGGGTCGCCAGGGTCACGTAGGTGTCGAGGACGTAGCCGACCGACGCGCTCCGGCCCGTCGCCGCCGCGAAGACGAGGAGCCCGATGCAGGCGGCGCAGAAGGCGAGCAGCGCCCGCACCACCCGCACCTCCCAGGCCGTGAGGTAGATCCGCTGCGTGACGAGGACGATCGCTCCGACCGCCAGGAACCCCCAGAAGGTCGGGTGGATCTTCTCGACGATCGAGCCGCCTTCCTCGGTGTAGTTCATCACGAGGTCGAGGAGCAGTGGATTGAGCACCACGCGGGCCAGGACGAGGGCCGCGAATGCCAGGAACAGGGCCGACAGAAGCGGCGTCGCCCGCGTCCGGTACGGTACAAGGCCAGCCGAACTGATGGCGCTCACCGCTTCGCCCTCACCCTCACTCCGCATCGTGTTCCTGCCCGGTAACACGACAGAAACAGGGAGAGGTTAAGACTTCCCGCTTATCCACAGTTCAGAACCCTCCTCCGCGAAAAGCGATTATTATGCTTCCATATCTTTAGATTGAAGGCGCACGATCCGCGAGCATACTCATTCCGGTGAACGAAAACATTTCTTTGCCCGAACGCCGCATAATCTTAGGACGGAGATGAACGTCGTGCTGCCCATCGAATCGATCCGACAGGTCGCGACCCTTGCGCCGTCCGGGGAGGCGCGCGCATGAGCCGGCGCCTGCGCGTCCTCTGCGTGACGCCGACCGGCCCGGCAGGGCGCGGCGGCATCGACCGTCTCTACAGCTACCTGCGGGTCGGCGGGGCGCCGTGCTGGAACGGCATCGACCTGCGCTTCGTGGCCTCGCGCGGGCGGATTGAGGGCGCCCTTTGGCCGCTCGCCTTTCCCCTGCATGTGGCGGCGATCGCCTGGCTCCTCGTCCGCTTCCGGCCGGACATCGTGCATATCAACTTCGCCAACCGCGGCAGCGGCTGGCGCAAATACGCGATCCTGCGGCTCGCCAAGCTCGCGGGCGCGCG carries:
- a CDS encoding VpsF family polysaccharide biosynthesis protein (VpsF, distantly related to oligosaccharide ligases, is encoded next to the probable flippase VpsE.), with amino-acid sequence MSAISSAGLVPYRTRATPLLSALFLAFAALVLARVVLNPLLLDLVMNYTEEGGSIVEKIHPTFWGFLAVGAIVLVTQRIYLTAWEVRVVRALLAFCAACIGLLVFAAATGRSASVGYVLDTYVTLATLALMFAFPAPWRRALGQALVSYLLASAALGIVEFLLRFRTMPFVESEAVFRPTGLSAHPLELGMWCAAGIGFAAAAPWPGRRRVAACALLLVGCVASGARTATLLASVSAVILLVAGVGAGTPAQRRGERRILVVLGVLLLGPLLLGGLVAAGALDRFSEGMADGNARARVDVYGVLSYLSWNELLLGGDIGAVRKLAWEKFKLPYIESSVVVLVVQFGLIGAAVFALMLGRLVMTILRGGGLGGVVLGTVIFFAAALSNNGLSSKTASVFLLLSLAIAFHSGPEPGPVRRTARSRP